In one Vulgatibacter incomptus genomic region, the following are encoded:
- a CDS encoding response regulator, whose protein sequence is MAAKILLVDGDSRFRELLAGLLRARKHEVYEAGGGEAGDAALREVAPELVIVDASLPDTDGLQWISRLRARGNDVPLVLVSSLWREPLSSRRLVDELRVMRVIHKPIIPGDFAEIVDSELDRLVRISGPVREQAAPTTDRESEFAQTLEELREKYRAELPRRLTELRSLLDLAQDHPGDFRAIGEVRELAHQLRGTAGSYGFLQVGEEAGRIEGLAMAALEQGALSDSALRAASQALDLAEQGIQAVPHSFHAPFNALARVLVVDDDLRFLALIREMGRSQLVDVIGVPSAAEAVRVAKSGRIDAAILDAHLAPGEDAYELGRALRALPGKENLPFSIVSVDAGMENRVAAAHSGASLFLTKPLSSQQLESAIRQMMAQRRRGLPQILIVDDDPDFASHLQGLLEAERMAVHTVHDVPAMLERLTESRPDLLLLDMELPGMSGMDACRLVRMTPDMQDLPILFLTAHTEISARIEAFEAGADDYLAKPVIPQEILTRVRLRLERNRLLKERSDRDPLTGLLTRRALFEVLPARCAEARRHGRPITIALLDLDHFKKVNDAHGHLVGDRVLMRLGRLLAARFRAEDLRGRWGGEEFLLAFPGETPETVTAVLGRVLEEFSQVPFFDESGKTRFSCSFSVGIAGAPEDGSSTEALIQAADRRLYVAKRSGRGRVVSAG, encoded by the coding sequence ATGGCCGCAAAGATCCTGCTCGTCGACGGTGATTCACGATTCCGGGAGCTGCTGGCGGGCCTGCTGCGGGCCCGGAAGCACGAGGTCTACGAGGCGGGGGGAGGCGAGGCCGGGGACGCCGCGCTCCGGGAGGTCGCCCCCGAGCTCGTGATCGTCGACGCCTCGCTTCCGGACACCGACGGCCTGCAGTGGATTTCCAGGCTCCGCGCCCGCGGGAACGACGTGCCGCTGGTCCTCGTGTCCTCCCTCTGGCGCGAGCCGCTGTCGAGCCGGAGGCTGGTCGACGAGCTCCGGGTGATGAGGGTGATCCACAAGCCGATCATCCCGGGCGACTTCGCGGAGATCGTCGACTCGGAGCTCGATCGCCTCGTCCGGATCTCGGGTCCGGTCCGCGAGCAAGCGGCACCGACCACCGACCGCGAGAGCGAGTTCGCCCAGACGCTGGAGGAGCTCCGCGAGAAGTATCGCGCGGAGCTCCCGCGGCGCCTGACCGAGCTCCGCTCCCTGCTCGACCTGGCCCAGGATCACCCTGGCGACTTCCGGGCCATCGGCGAGGTGCGGGAGCTCGCCCATCAGCTCCGCGGGACCGCTGGCTCCTACGGATTCCTGCAGGTGGGGGAGGAAGCGGGGCGGATCGAGGGCTTGGCCATGGCGGCGCTGGAGCAGGGCGCCCTCTCCGACTCCGCGCTGCGAGCCGCGAGCCAGGCGCTCGATCTCGCGGAGCAGGGGATCCAGGCGGTTCCGCACAGCTTCCACGCGCCCTTCAACGCCCTCGCCCGCGTGCTCGTCGTCGACGACGATCTGCGCTTCCTCGCGCTCATCCGCGAGATGGGGCGCAGCCAGCTCGTGGACGTAATCGGCGTGCCGAGCGCCGCCGAGGCCGTCCGGGTGGCGAAGTCGGGCCGGATCGACGCCGCCATCCTCGACGCGCACCTGGCGCCGGGCGAGGACGCCTACGAGCTCGGGCGGGCCCTTCGCGCGCTGCCGGGCAAGGAGAACCTCCCGTTCTCGATCGTGAGCGTGGACGCGGGGATGGAGAATCGGGTGGCGGCGGCACACTCGGGCGCGTCGCTCTTCCTCACCAAGCCCCTGAGCAGCCAGCAGCTCGAGTCGGCCATCCGCCAGATGATGGCCCAGCGCAGGCGCGGGCTCCCGCAGATCCTGATCGTCGACGACGACCCCGACTTTGCGTCCCATCTCCAGGGCCTCCTGGAGGCGGAGCGGATGGCGGTCCACACGGTCCACGACGTCCCCGCCATGCTCGAGAGGCTCACCGAGTCGCGGCCCGACCTCCTCCTCCTGGACATGGAGCTTCCGGGGATGTCGGGGATGGACGCCTGCAGGCTGGTCCGGATGACGCCCGACATGCAGGATCTGCCGATCCTCTTCCTCACGGCGCACACCGAGATCTCCGCCCGCATCGAGGCCTTCGAGGCGGGCGCGGACGACTACCTGGCCAAGCCGGTGATCCCGCAGGAGATCCTCACGCGCGTACGGCTCCGGCTCGAGCGCAACCGCCTCCTGAAGGAGCGCTCGGATCGCGATCCCCTCACGGGCCTCCTCACCCGACGGGCCCTCTTCGAGGTGCTCCCGGCGCGCTGCGCGGAGGCCAGGCGGCACGGCAGGCCGATCACGATCGCCCTCCTCGATCTCGACCACTTCAAGAAGGTCAACGACGCACACGGTCACCTGGTGGGGGACCGCGTGCTGATGCGCCTCGGGAGACTGCTCGCGGCCAGGTTCCGCGCAGAAGACCTCCGCGGCCGCTGGGGTGGGGAGGAGTTCCTCCTGGCCTTCCCCGGAGAGACGCCGGAGACGGTGACCGCCGTGCTCGGGCGCGTCCTCGAGGAGTTCTCGCAGGTGCCCTTCTTCGACGAGAGCGGCAAGACGCGCTTCTCGTGCTCGTTCAGCGTCGGCATCGCCGGCGCGCCCGAGGACGGCAGCTCGACCGAGGCGCTGATCCAGGCTGCCGACCGCCGCCTCTACGTCGCGAAGCGGTCCGGGCGCGGACGGGTGGTCTCGGCGGGATAG
- a CDS encoding TonB-dependent receptor domain-containing protein: MKVSPLAAICLLLASAPRAIAAEELVETPTAAEQVLAAPTPGTAAEEPLAASIPAAAAEPSAAQTPETAEEPVAASPPKARAVPRPASEDEVPAELPGFETTVVGKRPPPAPVAASDLLLRPASYRDVPRRSAQELLTLAPGILLSNHQGEGHASAVFLRGFDAGEGQDIEFRLEAVPLNEPSNPHGHGYADTHFIIPELVESVRVVEGPFDPAQGDFAVAGSVEYRLGLPERGLRVQGGQGTYGAQELTMLWGPGDSAPSGTFVGVLLRRGDGFGPARAYAGGSAMAGYEHRFDDRTRLRLVGTSYATSFDSAGVIRVDDYEAGRLPCGSDRDSQFFCAYDPGQGGESSRHGFFATLSRQEAWQDASQTIFFSSRRLRLAENFTGYLFDDPLQRGDGQEELYSAFTVGLRGNLVLRREVAGLPQELEVGYLARYDDGESTIRKLRRPGGDPYSTSLDNALRVTNLGAYAAARTRLTGWFRLAGGFRVDSFFFDVTDRNRPTETRAGPREPTQELGANGLALEPRLTAIVRLADGLDWITSYGVGVRSSDVAALSDGEFAPFARVRAAETGLVRQGEALVPYQARLVAFTTRVDRDLVFDERHARNVFVGASSRYGALAAAQVEAGRWLATQGSFTWTEARLSPDGAGFWAIDAGARLPYVPRWVARVDAAFRRRIAVAGEELPASAAVGVNWIGARPLPLDRLGDPVLTVDVGGRVRWGMVEAGLQVTNLLDARYYAAQFNYASNFAASDATPSRVAALHFAAAPPRMALFTLSVILENDRMGP, encoded by the coding sequence TTGAAGGTCTCCCCGCTCGCCGCCATCTGTCTCCTGCTCGCCTCGGCCCCGCGCGCGATCGCAGCCGAGGAGCTCGTCGAGACGCCGACCGCAGCCGAGCAGGTCCTCGCGGCGCCGACTCCCGGGACCGCAGCCGAGGAGCCTCTCGCGGCGTCGATTCCCGCCGCAGCCGCGGAGCCCTCCGCGGCGCAGACCCCCGAGACCGCAGAGGAGCCCGTCGCGGCGTCGCCCCCGAAGGCCAGAGCCGTTCCCCGGCCGGCGTCGGAGGACGAGGTTCCCGCCGAGCTCCCCGGCTTCGAGACGACGGTGGTCGGCAAGCGCCCGCCGCCGGCCCCTGTGGCGGCGAGCGATCTCCTGCTCCGGCCGGCGTCGTACCGCGACGTGCCGAGGCGCTCCGCCCAGGAGCTGCTCACGCTCGCGCCCGGGATCCTCCTCAGCAACCACCAGGGCGAGGGCCACGCCTCCGCGGTCTTCCTCCGGGGCTTCGACGCGGGCGAGGGCCAGGACATCGAGTTCCGACTGGAGGCGGTCCCGCTCAACGAGCCCTCGAACCCCCACGGCCACGGCTACGCCGACACCCACTTCATCATCCCCGAGCTGGTCGAGTCGGTGCGGGTGGTGGAGGGGCCCTTCGACCCGGCCCAGGGCGACTTCGCGGTGGCGGGGAGCGTGGAGTACCGCCTCGGCCTCCCCGAGCGCGGCCTCCGGGTGCAGGGCGGGCAGGGGACCTACGGAGCCCAGGAGCTGACCATGCTCTGGGGCCCCGGGGACTCCGCGCCGAGCGGCACCTTCGTGGGCGTGCTCCTGAGGCGCGGCGACGGCTTCGGCCCAGCGCGTGCCTACGCCGGCGGCTCCGCGATGGCCGGCTACGAGCACCGCTTCGACGACAGGACCCGCCTGCGGCTGGTGGGGACGAGCTACGCCACGAGCTTCGACAGCGCCGGCGTCATCCGCGTGGACGACTACGAGGCGGGGCGGCTCCCCTGCGGCTCCGATCGGGACAGCCAGTTCTTCTGCGCGTACGACCCCGGGCAGGGCGGCGAGAGCTCCCGCCACGGCTTCTTCGCGACCTTGAGCCGGCAGGAAGCCTGGCAGGACGCGAGCCAGACGATCTTCTTCTCGAGCCGGCGCCTGCGCCTGGCGGAGAACTTCACCGGCTACCTCTTCGACGATCCGCTCCAGCGGGGCGACGGACAGGAGGAGCTGTACTCGGCGTTCACCGTCGGCCTCCGGGGGAACCTCGTCCTCCGCCGCGAGGTGGCCGGGCTCCCGCAGGAGCTCGAGGTCGGCTACCTGGCGCGGTACGACGACGGCGAATCCACGATCCGCAAGCTGCGCCGCCCCGGTGGGGATCCGTACTCCACGAGCCTGGACAATGCGCTGCGGGTGACGAACCTCGGGGCGTATGCCGCCGCCCGCACGAGGCTCACGGGTTGGTTCCGGCTCGCCGGCGGATTCCGCGTCGACTCCTTCTTCTTCGACGTCACGGACCGCAACCGGCCCACCGAGACCCGCGCCGGTCCCCGGGAGCCCACGCAGGAGCTCGGGGCGAACGGCCTGGCCCTCGAGCCGAGGCTGACCGCCATTGTCCGGCTGGCCGATGGACTGGACTGGATCACGAGCTACGGCGTCGGGGTTCGGTCGTCCGATGTCGCTGCCCTCTCGGACGGCGAGTTCGCGCCCTTCGCAAGGGTGCGCGCCGCCGAGACCGGCCTCGTCCGCCAGGGAGAAGCGCTGGTCCCCTACCAGGCCCGGCTGGTCGCGTTCACCACGAGGGTCGATCGCGACCTGGTCTTCGACGAGAGGCATGCCCGGAACGTCTTCGTGGGCGCCTCGAGCCGCTACGGCGCCCTCGCCGCCGCACAGGTCGAGGCCGGGCGCTGGCTGGCGACCCAGGGGAGCTTCACCTGGACCGAGGCCCGGCTGTCGCCGGACGGCGCCGGCTTCTGGGCGATCGACGCGGGGGCCAGGCTCCCCTACGTGCCTCGGTGGGTGGCGCGCGTGGACGCGGCCTTCCGCAGGCGGATCGCGGTCGCGGGCGAAGAGCTCCCGGCGAGCGCCGCGGTCGGCGTCAACTGGATCGGCGCGCGGCCCCTCCCCCTGGACAGGCTGGGCGACCCAGTCCTCACGGTGGACGTGGGCGGCCGCGTCCGCTGGGGGATGGTCGAGGCGGGCCTCCAGGTGACGAACCTCCTCGACGCTCGCTACTACGCGGCGCAGTTCAACTACGCCTCGAACTTCGCGGCGTCGGACGCCACGCCATCGCGGGTAGCGGCGCTCCACTTCGCGGCGGCGCCGCCCCGGATGGCGCTCTTCACTTTGAGTGTGATTCTCGAGAACGACAGGATGGGACCATGA
- a CDS encoding transposase — translation MAKRTRERQLELRLPTWGGKRAGAGRKPAGPKAGVAHAARGPLASRHPVHVTLRMRDEVWNLRTRRCYRILEKALFAASDHKGMRLTTYSVQGNHLHLVVEAQDGQALSRGVQGLCVRIARGLNRLMKRKGKVFADRFHSHVLSTPREVRNAVAYVLGNARIHALRQGRPAPASADPYSAGPGDPTVALPRTWLLRVGWRSVRGAAPA, via the coding sequence ATGGCGAAGCGAACAAGGGAAAGGCAGCTCGAGCTTCGACTGCCGACCTGGGGCGGGAAGCGCGCCGGCGCCGGGAGGAAGCCCGCCGGCCCGAAGGCGGGGGTGGCGCACGCGGCGCGAGGCCCGCTAGCGAGCCGGCACCCGGTCCACGTGACCTTGCGGATGCGGGACGAGGTCTGGAACCTCCGGACGCGTCGCTGCTACCGGATCCTTGAAAAGGCGCTGTTCGCGGCCTCGGATCACAAGGGCATGCGGCTCACGACCTACTCGGTGCAGGGGAACCACCTCCACCTCGTCGTCGAGGCGCAGGACGGGCAGGCGCTCTCGCGGGGGGTGCAGGGCCTGTGTGTGCGCATCGCGCGCGGCCTCAACCGCCTGATGAAGCGCAAGGGAAAGGTCTTTGCCGACCGCTTCCACTCGCACGTGCTCAGCACGCCTCGCGAGGTTAGAAACGCCGTCGCCTACGTGCTGGGCAACGCCCGCATCCACGCGCTCCGGCAGGGTCGGCCGGCGCCGGCGTCCGCCGACCCATATTCGGCTGGCCCTGGAGACCCGACCGTCGCCCTCCCGCGCACCTGGTTGCTCCGGGTCGGGTGGCGCTCGGTACGCGGCGCCGCCCCTGCGTGA
- a CDS encoding class I SAM-dependent methyltransferase → MRRQVKSGAVKRELLQGESTKLLQELHLLTREGNLNADSLRKLKQVNHLVQLLQPAVEDVLERFGDPVVVDCGAGKGYLGFIFYELFLAKAEKGRILAIEGREELVRAARERADRLGFSRMELVHSRLEEAMLPPRLHLVTALHACDTATDDALFLAIRGNADHVAVVPCCQAEVAAQLKERKAAEPPISSLFSHPWHRREFGSHLTNVLRALTLEAHGYSVTVTELTGWEHSLKNELIVGRKVRGSNPAARKELDSLLAATGVQPKLHRLLAG, encoded by the coding sequence ATGCGGCGGCAGGTGAAGAGCGGGGCGGTGAAGAGGGAGCTACTCCAGGGGGAGTCGACCAAGCTCCTGCAGGAGCTCCATCTGCTCACGCGCGAGGGCAACCTCAACGCGGACTCCCTGCGTAAGCTCAAGCAGGTGAATCACCTGGTTCAGCTCCTGCAGCCTGCGGTGGAGGACGTGCTCGAGCGCTTCGGCGATCCGGTGGTCGTGGATTGCGGCGCGGGCAAGGGCTACCTCGGCTTCATCTTCTACGAGCTCTTCCTCGCCAAGGCGGAGAAGGGGCGGATCCTGGCGATCGAGGGGCGCGAGGAGCTGGTGCGGGCCGCCCGCGAGCGCGCGGATCGCCTGGGCTTCTCCCGGATGGAGCTCGTTCACTCTCGACTCGAGGAGGCGATGCTGCCTCCTCGGCTCCACCTGGTCACGGCGCTCCATGCCTGCGACACGGCGACGGACGACGCGCTCTTCCTCGCGATCCGCGGGAACGCGGATCACGTGGCGGTGGTGCCCTGCTGCCAGGCGGAGGTCGCGGCTCAGCTCAAGGAGCGGAAGGCGGCGGAGCCGCCGATCTCGAGCCTGTTCTCGCATCCCTGGCATCGGCGGGAGTTCGGCTCGCACCTCACCAACGTGCTGCGGGCCCTCACCCTGGAGGCCCATGGGTACTCGGTGACGGTGACCGAGCTCACCGGCTGGGAGCACTCGCTCAAGAACGAGCTGATCGTGGGCCGGAAGGTGCGGGGATCGAACCCGGCGGCGCGCAAGGAGCTCGATTCGCTCCTCGCTGCGACGGGTGTGCAGCCCAAGCTACACCGCCTTTTGGCGGGCTGA
- a CDS encoding ABC transporter permease — protein sequence MLRYAKLLAIQLRASALLSLQYRLDFFVGGVMSLFWTAAALIPLAVLFQQRETVAGWTWHEALLVVAWFNVLKGVLEGGVQPALQNVVEHIRKGTLDFLLIKPVDSQFMVSTSRFEPWKAVDLLGGLALLGWALWKLRVVPSPGALLATGLLLVGAVAILYSLWILVVSLAFVVVKIDNLSYLFASIYDAARWPASVYRGALSFVFTFVIPLAVMTTYPALAILGRLGPEQVLGALGGALAFSLAARMVWTRAIGRYTSAGG from the coding sequence ATGCTTCGCTACGCGAAACTCCTCGCCATCCAGCTCCGCGCCTCCGCGCTGCTCTCGCTCCAGTACCGCCTCGACTTCTTCGTCGGCGGCGTGATGTCGCTCTTCTGGACCGCGGCGGCGCTGATCCCGCTGGCCGTGCTCTTCCAGCAGCGGGAGACGGTGGCGGGCTGGACCTGGCACGAGGCCCTCCTGGTCGTCGCCTGGTTCAACGTGCTCAAGGGCGTGCTCGAGGGCGGGGTCCAGCCGGCGCTCCAGAACGTCGTGGAGCACATCCGCAAGGGCACCCTCGACTTCCTGCTGATCAAGCCGGTGGACTCGCAGTTCATGGTCTCCACCTCGCGCTTCGAGCCCTGGAAGGCGGTCGACCTCCTCGGCGGGCTTGCGCTCCTGGGATGGGCGCTCTGGAAGCTGCGGGTCGTGCCGTCGCCTGGCGCGCTCCTGGCGACGGGGCTCCTCCTGGTGGGCGCGGTGGCGATCCTCTACTCGCTGTGGATCCTGGTGGTGAGCCTCGCCTTCGTCGTGGTGAAGATCGACAACCTCTCCTACCTCTTCGCCTCGATCTACGACGCCGCGCGCTGGCCCGCCTCGGTCTATCGGGGGGCGCTCTCGTTCGTCTTCACCTTCGTGATTCCGCTGGCGGTAATGACGACGTACCCGGCGCTGGCGATCCTCGGCAGGCTGGGGCCGGAGCAGGTGCTGGGCGCGCTCGGCGGCGCGCTCGCGTTCTCGCTCGCCGCCCGCATGGTGTGGACGAGGGCGATCGGGCGCTACACCAGCGCCGGCGGATGA
- a CDS encoding ABC transporter permease — protein MSSSAARPRLGLLRAIPSLMRVGFAEAVAYRAEFLVWILATNMPLIMLLLWSAVAKEAPVGRFGEAEFGAYFLATLIVRLVTSSWVIWDLNFEIRQGTIGMRLLRPLHPFVWYAAENLAALPMRAMVALPVAAIALLWLGAGQLNPDPVAWAIVPVALIGAWAMTFCAMAMIGSLGLLWESSLSVFQLWLGLYFVIGGYVLPLELLPDWLYAVVRWLPFRYLLSFPVETMLGLIDRREALGALAVQWGYAALFLAGALAVWRRGLARYSAFGG, from the coding sequence ATGAGCTCCTCCGCTGCTCGCCCCCGCCTCGGGCTGCTGAGGGCGATCCCCTCGCTGATGCGGGTGGGCTTCGCAGAGGCGGTGGCCTACCGGGCGGAGTTCCTGGTCTGGATCCTCGCCACCAACATGCCGCTGATCATGCTGCTGCTCTGGTCGGCGGTGGCCAAGGAGGCGCCGGTGGGGCGCTTCGGCGAGGCGGAGTTCGGCGCGTACTTCCTCGCGACGCTCATCGTCCGGCTCGTCACCAGCTCCTGGGTGATCTGGGACCTGAACTTCGAGATCCGCCAGGGGACCATCGGGATGCGGTTGTTGCGGCCCCTCCATCCCTTCGTGTGGTACGCGGCCGAGAACCTCGCGGCCCTCCCCATGCGCGCGATGGTGGCGCTCCCCGTTGCGGCGATCGCGCTGCTGTGGCTGGGGGCCGGCCAGCTCAACCCCGATCCCGTCGCATGGGCGATCGTGCCCGTGGCGCTGATCGGCGCCTGGGCGATGACCTTCTGCGCCATGGCGATGATCGGCTCTCTCGGGCTCCTGTGGGAGAGCTCGCTCAGCGTCTTCCAGCTCTGGCTCGGCCTCTACTTCGTCATCGGCGGCTACGTGCTGCCCCTGGAGCTGCTGCCCGACTGGCTCTACGCCGTGGTGCGGTGGCTGCCGTTCCGCTACCTGCTGTCGTTCCCTGTGGAGACGATGCTGGGGCTGATCGATCGCCGGGAGGCCCTCGGCGCGCTCGCCGTGCAGTGGGGCTACGCGGCGCTCTTCCTCGCAGGGGCCCTCGCCGTGTGGCGGCGGGGCCTCGCGCGTTACTCCGCCTTCGGAGGGTGA
- a CDS encoding phospho-sugar mutase encodes MDAEKLREMASAWLAEDPDPETREELEDILGKGDEAALADRFGGRLEFGTAGLRGLIGAGPNRMNRSVVIRTTAGLAAYLLEHVPDAKERGVVVGYDGRRLSDAAKDDVAAVLAGHGILARVFSDVAPTPLTAFAVSHLGAAGGVMVTASHNPAAYNGYKVYWGNGAQIVPPHDRGIAEAIEGVGELASIPRMSEDEARRLGLREDLGDETIAAYLERVRALSLGGGGRDRVRIAYTAMHGVGGALALRALSAFGFADVHVVRAQMEPDPAFPTVEFPNPEEEGTLDLALELAEETSAGLVLANDPDADRLAVAVRGKDGAMHTLTGNEIGALLASHLIEDDPAKGDRLVITTIVSTPMVGEIARASGVRYEEVLTGFKWIANRAMELEAATGTRFVLGFEEALGYSVDAVCRDKDGVSAAAVFAELAARAAAEGGGVLDRLEALYRRFGLHRSRQQGFTAPGAEGHAKIERTMARLRSEPPERIGGARVVGIRDYHTGTATRADGTQTKLTLPRSNVLAFDLEGDSRVIARPSGTEPKIKFYFDVREPVAASETLEAARERAEERIDRLAGDFAALASS; translated from the coding sequence ATGGACGCCGAGAAGCTGCGCGAAATGGCGAGCGCCTGGCTCGCCGAGGACCCCGACCCCGAAACCCGCGAGGAGCTCGAAGACATCCTCGGCAAGGGAGACGAGGCCGCCCTGGCCGATCGCTTCGGCGGCAGGCTGGAGTTCGGGACCGCCGGCCTTCGCGGCCTGATCGGCGCCGGGCCCAACCGGATGAACCGCTCCGTGGTGATCCGCACCACGGCTGGACTCGCGGCCTACCTGCTCGAACACGTCCCGGACGCGAAGGAGCGCGGCGTCGTGGTGGGCTACGACGGCAGGCGGCTCTCGGACGCAGCCAAGGACGACGTCGCCGCCGTGCTGGCCGGCCACGGGATCCTCGCGAGGGTCTTCTCGGACGTCGCCCCGACCCCGCTCACGGCCTTCGCCGTCTCGCACCTCGGCGCCGCCGGCGGCGTCATGGTCACCGCCAGCCACAACCCCGCCGCGTACAACGGCTACAAGGTCTACTGGGGCAACGGCGCGCAGATCGTTCCGCCCCACGATCGCGGGATCGCCGAGGCGATCGAGGGCGTGGGGGAGCTCGCCTCGATCCCCCGGATGTCCGAGGACGAGGCCCGGCGGCTGGGGCTCCGAGAGGACCTGGGCGACGAGACGATCGCCGCCTACCTGGAGCGCGTCCGCGCCCTCTCGCTGGGCGGCGGGGGACGCGACCGCGTGAGGATCGCCTACACCGCCATGCACGGCGTTGGCGGCGCCCTCGCGCTGCGGGCGTTGTCCGCCTTCGGCTTCGCGGACGTGCACGTCGTCCGGGCGCAGATGGAGCCCGATCCGGCGTTCCCGACCGTGGAGTTCCCGAATCCCGAGGAGGAGGGCACGCTGGATCTCGCCCTCGAGCTGGCCGAGGAGACCTCGGCGGGGCTCGTGCTCGCCAACGATCCCGACGCGGATCGCCTCGCCGTCGCCGTCCGCGGGAAGGACGGGGCCATGCACACGCTCACGGGGAACGAGATCGGCGCGCTCCTCGCGAGCCACCTCATCGAGGACGATCCGGCGAAGGGCGACCGCCTCGTGATCACCACGATCGTCTCCACGCCGATGGTGGGCGAGATCGCCCGGGCGAGCGGCGTCCGCTACGAGGAGGTGCTGACGGGCTTCAAGTGGATCGCCAACCGCGCCATGGAGCTCGAGGCAGCGACGGGGACGCGCTTCGTCCTCGGCTTCGAGGAGGCGCTCGGCTACAGCGTCGACGCGGTCTGCCGCGACAAGGACGGCGTGAGCGCGGCCGCGGTCTTCGCGGAGCTCGCCGCCCGCGCCGCGGCGGAAGGCGGCGGCGTCCTCGACCGCCTCGAGGCCCTCTACCGGCGCTTCGGACTCCACCGGTCCCGGCAGCAGGGATTCACGGCGCCGGGGGCCGAAGGCCACGCGAAGATCGAGCGCACCATGGCGCGGCTCCGGTCCGAGCCGCCCGAGCGGATCGGCGGCGCGCGGGTCGTGGGGATCCGCGACTACCACACGGGTACCGCGACCCGCGCCGACGGCACCCAGACGAAGCTCACGCTCCCGCGCTCCAACGTCCTCGCCTTCGACCTCGAAGGAGACAGCCGCGTGATCGCCAGGCCCTCGGGCACCGAGCCGAAGATCAAGTTCTACTTCGACGTCCGCGAGCCGGTGGCGGCTTCGGAGACGCTGGAGGCCGCCCGCGAGCGCGCAGAGGAGCGGATCGATCGCCTGGCCGGGGACTTCGCGGCCCTCGCATCCTCCTGA
- a CDS encoding 3-oxoacyl-ACP reductase family protein, whose translation MGKVALITGASGALGRAIAERLSAEGYDVALHYRAKEEEAKQLARELEAKGKGRAVPVQADIRRANEVDRMVQETEQALGPITLLVNNAGLVRDRSLHKLSDEDWDVVLDTNLRGAFRLCRAVSPGMRDRQQGCIVSISSIVGAMGNFGQANYAASKAGLIGLTKSLAKELARDRITVNAICPGFMDTPMVRAVPEAVQEKLVAQIPLGRFGEPSAVGEAVAYLAGPGGAWVTGQVLHVNGGMYM comes from the coding sequence ATGGGGAAGGTGGCGCTGATCACCGGCGCATCGGGCGCGCTCGGCCGTGCGATCGCCGAGCGGCTCTCCGCGGAGGGATACGACGTCGCGCTCCACTACCGCGCGAAGGAGGAAGAGGCGAAGCAGCTGGCCCGCGAGCTCGAGGCCAAGGGCAAGGGGCGCGCCGTCCCCGTGCAAGCGGACATCCGCCGGGCGAACGAGGTGGACCGGATGGTCCAGGAGACCGAGCAGGCGCTCGGCCCCATCACCCTCCTCGTGAACAACGCGGGCCTCGTCCGGGATCGCAGCCTCCACAAGCTCTCGGATGAGGACTGGGACGTGGTCCTCGACACCAACCTGCGGGGGGCCTTCCGTCTGTGCCGCGCGGTCTCTCCGGGCATGCGCGATCGGCAGCAGGGCTGCATCGTGAGCATCAGCTCGATCGTCGGGGCCATGGGCAACTTCGGGCAGGCGAACTACGCCGCCTCCAAGGCCGGCCTCATCGGCCTCACCAAGAGCCTCGCCAAGGAGCTCGCGAGGGACCGGATCACGGTGAACGCGATCTGCCCCGGCTTCATGGACACGCCCATGGTGCGCGCCGTCCCCGAGGCGGTGCAGGAGAAGCTCGTCGCTCAGATCCCGCTCGGGCGCTTCGGCGAGCCGAGCGCCGTGGGAGAGGCCGTCGCCTACCTCGCCGGCCCGGGGGGCGCCTGGGTGACCGGGCAGGTCCTTCACGTGAACGGCGGGATGTACATGTAA